In Polynucleobacter sp. AP-Ainpum-60-G11, one DNA window encodes the following:
- a CDS encoding TMEM165/GDT1 family protein has translation MDLSALALSTGVVALAEMGDKTQLLSLMLAARYPKQALAIIAGILIATIANHACAALLGHWLTIFISPDLLKWILGLSFLGIGLWLLVPDHIDDAAGSKVADKAFQVFILTVGLFFLAEMGDKTQIATIALGAKYSDVFSVTVGTTLGMMLANAPAVWIGQKFTKRMPIKWVHAVAAVTFIAIGVATLVWA, from the coding sequence ATGGACTTATCTGCATTAGCACTTTCTACCGGCGTAGTCGCTTTGGCCGAGATGGGTGACAAAACCCAATTACTCTCCCTGATGTTGGCTGCCCGTTATCCAAAACAGGCTTTAGCCATTATTGCTGGCATCTTGATCGCGACCATTGCCAATCATGCTTGCGCAGCTTTACTGGGGCACTGGCTCACCATATTTATAAGTCCAGATTTACTCAAGTGGATTTTAGGTTTAAGTTTTCTAGGAATCGGACTTTGGCTCTTAGTGCCTGATCACATTGACGATGCCGCAGGATCCAAGGTGGCCGATAAAGCCTTTCAGGTGTTTATCCTGACCGTTGGACTCTTTTTCTTGGCTGAGATGGGGGATAAGACCCAAATCGCTACGATTGCCCTGGGCGCTAAATATTCGGATGTCTTCTCGGTAACGGTTGGCACCACATTGGGGATGATGTTAGCTAATGCCCCAGCCGTTTGGATTGGACAGAAGTTCACTAAACGTATGCCGATTAAGTGGGTCCATGCGGTAGCTGCTGTGACCTTCATCGCCATTGGTGTCGCTACCCTCGTCTGGGCTTAG
- a CDS encoding class 1 fructose-bisphosphatase — translation MSTSSTFNTNFKQYLTSAKVKGADIPAGLQELLLAVADTCSTLSHEVAQGALIGLLGSAGTGNVQGEVQQKLDVIANDLLIEGVQGCKSLAGLASEEMELPLPVQGAGDYLLLFDPLDGSSNIDVNVSIGTIFSVLKKQDPAAPLQTEDFLLSGRHQVAAGYVVYGPQTTMALTLGDGVVMFTLNKVTGDFVLIKHAVEIAHSTKEFAINMSNMRHWAEPVRRYVDECLAGVSGERDKDFNMRWIASMVADVHRVLSRGGIFMYPWDQREPHKPGKLRLMYEANPMSFLVEQAGGASTNGNQLIMDMVPTELHERVSVMLGSKEEIERLQHYHSQV, via the coding sequence TTGAGCACTTCAAGTACTTTTAATACCAATTTCAAGCAATATCTGACCTCTGCCAAGGTGAAGGGTGCAGATATTCCTGCGGGCCTACAAGAGTTGTTATTGGCGGTTGCTGATACCTGCTCAACTTTGAGTCATGAAGTTGCTCAAGGCGCCTTGATTGGCTTATTAGGTTCTGCTGGTACCGGCAATGTCCAGGGCGAAGTCCAACAAAAGCTGGATGTGATTGCCAATGACTTATTAATTGAGGGTGTACAGGGCTGCAAATCTTTAGCTGGTCTAGCCTCCGAAGAGATGGAGTTGCCGCTTCCAGTACAGGGCGCTGGTGACTACTTATTACTGTTCGATCCATTGGATGGCTCTTCAAACATTGATGTGAATGTATCCATCGGCACGATTTTTTCTGTGCTGAAAAAACAAGATCCTGCGGCGCCATTGCAGACAGAAGATTTCTTATTGTCAGGTCGCCATCAGGTGGCTGCGGGTTACGTTGTCTATGGTCCGCAAACGACCATGGCTTTGACGCTTGGCGATGGTGTAGTGATGTTCACCTTAAATAAGGTGACTGGCGACTTTGTCTTAATTAAGCATGCGGTAGAGATTGCTCACTCAACTAAAGAGTTCGCTATCAATATGTCGAACATGCGCCATTGGGCTGAGCCTGTGCGTCGCTACGTCGATGAGTGCTTAGCTGGCGTGAGTGGAGAGCGTGATAAAGATTTCAATATGCGTTGGATTGCATCGATGGTTGCTGATGTGCACCGCGTCTTGTCGCGTGGCGGCATCTTTATGTATCCCTGGGATCAACGTGAGCCCCATAAGCCAGGCAAGCTTCGCCTAATGTATGAAGCAAATCCCATGAGCTTTTTAGTAGAGCAGGCTGGTGGTGCATCGACTAATGGTAATCAACTGATCATGGATATGGTGCCTACAGAACTACATGAGCGCGTGTCAGTCATGTTAGGTTCTAAGGAAGAGATCGAGCGTTTGCAACATTACCATTCTCAGGTCTAA
- the pepN gene encoding aminopeptidase N, with protein sequence MKTDLPQSFRRLEYRAPNYTFSQVELDIALDPARTIVKSRLDVLPGAGHEAGAPLVLQGHELEFVSLRINGEAHRQFELTPETLTIHALPHEGKQAFVVEIICVCVPEKNTSLMGLYVSNGNFFTQCEAEGFRKITYFLDRPDVMARYRVTLRAREAQYPVLLSNGNLISNEKLSNGWHSAVWEDPFPKPSYLFALVAGKLECIEETITTSSGAKKLLQIWVEPHDLKKTRHAMDSLIASIHWDEKRYGLELDLERFMIVAVGDFNMGAMENKGLNVFNTKYVLAQAETATDADFANIESVVAHEYFHNWTGNRVTCRDWFQLSLKEGLTVFRDQEFSADQMGSESGRAVKRIEDVRLLRQLQFPEDAGPMAHPIRPDEYQEINNFYTVTVYEKGAEVVRMYQTLLGIDGFRKGMDLYFKRHDGQAVTCDDFLAAMADANGRDLTQFKNWYSQAGTPKVKVEEFYDADKKQYQITLTQCPSVNTAHKDSKPFHIPLKMRLLTPADDQVETLLELTRDQQTWTFDQVTSHPVLSINRNFSAPINLDFDQSEADLLTMFSSDDDAFNRWEAGQTIAMQMILGNRLPDQALIEAYRTLLTDSELDPAFKELVLTLPAETYLYEQCTSVDPQQIYAARRAFRHAIASELRIEWAALYQQMQTPGPFSPDATSAGKRALKNLALSMLLEADPLIWAPMAVNQYQNADNMTDRYAALAGLVIHGSKSAAACLEDFYTRFADDALVIDKWFALQSSRPPVANAESTLSEVKRLREHEAFKMNNPNRVRSVIHAFCMNNPASFHQVDGSGYAFWAESVLALDPINPQVAARLARGLDRWRQFAPIYQEQMLSALRQVAACETLSADVKEVVSKALGN encoded by the coding sequence ATGAAAACTGATCTGCCACAGAGCTTTCGTAGGCTCGAATACCGCGCTCCCAATTACACCTTTTCACAGGTTGAGTTAGACATCGCTTTAGATCCTGCTAGGACGATTGTGAAGAGTCGTCTGGATGTTCTGCCTGGTGCTGGGCATGAGGCTGGTGCACCTTTGGTATTGCAGGGCCATGAACTCGAGTTTGTAAGCTTGCGCATCAATGGCGAGGCCCATCGCCAGTTTGAGCTCACCCCTGAAACACTGACGATCCATGCGTTACCGCATGAGGGTAAACAGGCTTTCGTGGTTGAGATCATCTGCGTTTGTGTGCCTGAGAAAAATACCTCCCTCATGGGTCTATATGTTTCTAATGGAAATTTCTTTACCCAGTGTGAAGCTGAGGGTTTCAGAAAGATTACCTACTTCCTTGATAGACCGGATGTCATGGCGCGTTATCGCGTTACTCTCCGTGCTCGTGAGGCGCAGTACCCGGTGTTGCTATCCAATGGCAACCTCATCAGCAATGAGAAGTTATCGAATGGCTGGCATAGCGCTGTTTGGGAAGATCCATTTCCAAAGCCTTCGTATTTATTTGCTTTAGTTGCCGGTAAGTTGGAATGTATTGAAGAAACTATCACCACCAGTAGCGGTGCTAAAAAGTTGCTCCAGATTTGGGTTGAGCCGCATGACTTAAAAAAGACCCGTCATGCCATGGATTCCTTGATTGCCTCAATTCATTGGGATGAAAAACGCTACGGCCTTGAGCTTGATCTTGAGCGTTTCATGATTGTGGCGGTAGGTGATTTCAATATGGGCGCAATGGAAAATAAGGGCCTCAATGTTTTCAATACCAAATATGTCCTTGCTCAAGCAGAAACGGCAACGGATGCTGACTTCGCCAATATTGAAAGCGTAGTAGCCCATGAGTACTTTCATAATTGGACTGGTAACCGAGTTACTTGCCGTGATTGGTTTCAGCTTTCTCTCAAAGAGGGTTTAACTGTATTCCGTGATCAAGAGTTCTCCGCCGATCAAATGGGTAGTGAGTCTGGCAGGGCAGTGAAGCGTATTGAAGATGTCCGTTTATTGCGTCAACTACAGTTCCCTGAGGATGCGGGTCCAATGGCGCACCCAATTCGTCCAGACGAGTATCAAGAGATCAATAACTTCTATACCGTGACCGTCTATGAGAAGGGTGCTGAAGTCGTTCGTATGTACCAAACGCTCTTAGGTATAGATGGTTTCCGCAAAGGCATGGATCTCTACTTTAAGCGCCATGATGGTCAGGCGGTTACTTGCGATGATTTCTTGGCTGCTATGGCAGATGCCAATGGTCGAGATCTTACCCAATTTAAAAACTGGTACAGCCAGGCAGGCACACCTAAGGTCAAGGTAGAAGAATTTTACGACGCAGATAAAAAACAATATCAAATTACCTTAACGCAATGCCCTTCAGTAAATACGGCGCACAAAGATAGCAAGCCTTTTCACATTCCATTGAAGATGCGTCTACTAACACCTGCAGATGATCAGGTGGAGACTTTATTGGAGTTAACTCGAGACCAGCAAACTTGGACCTTTGATCAAGTGACAAGTCACCCGGTGCTGTCGATCAATCGTAATTTCTCAGCCCCGATCAATTTAGATTTTGATCAAAGCGAGGCCGATCTACTGACGATGTTCTCGAGTGATGACGATGCTTTCAATCGCTGGGAAGCCGGTCAGACAATTGCAATGCAAATGATTCTGGGCAATCGTTTACCTGATCAGGCGCTAATTGAGGCTTATCGCACTCTCTTGACTGATTCAGAGTTAGATCCTGCATTCAAAGAGTTGGTGCTAACCCTTCCTGCAGAGACGTATTTATATGAACAGTGCACCAGCGTTGACCCTCAGCAGATTTATGCTGCCCGTCGCGCCTTCCGCCACGCTATTGCCAGTGAGCTGCGTATCGAGTGGGCCGCCCTCTATCAACAGATGCAAACGCCAGGACCTTTTAGTCCTGATGCAACAAGCGCTGGTAAACGCGCTTTAAAGAATTTGGCATTAAGCATGCTGCTCGAAGCGGACCCCTTGATCTGGGCGCCCATGGCGGTTAATCAGTATCAGAATGCTGACAATATGACCGATCGTTATGCAGCATTAGCGGGGTTGGTGATTCATGGAAGCAAATCTGCAGCAGCTTGTCTGGAAGATTTTTATACTCGATTTGCGGATGATGCTTTAGTAATTGATAAGTGGTTTGCATTGCAATCAAGCAGGCCTCCAGTAGCGAATGCTGAATCCACCTTGAGTGAAGTCAAACGTTTGCGTGAACACGAAGCTTTTAAGATGAATAACCCCAACCGGGTTCGTAGTGTGATTCATGCTTTCTGTATGAATAATCCCGCCAGCTTTCATCAAGTGGATGGCAGTGGTTATGCTTTTTGGGCTGAGTCTGTTTTAGCCTTAGACCCCATCAACCCACAAGTTGCTGCTCGTTTAGCTCGGGGATTAGATCGCTGGCGTCAGTTTGCCCCGATTTATCAGGAGCAGATGCTGTCAGCCCTAAGGCAGGTTGCTGCGTGCGAAACCCTTTCTGCAGATGTCAAAGAGGTGGTTTCTAAGGCTTTAGGTAATTAG